The sequence below is a genomic window from Pseudorca crassidens isolate mPseCra1 chromosome 7, mPseCra1.hap1, whole genome shotgun sequence.
TCTAAGGAGACCTATATCATTCCCTAATAAGTGAgtaaacaaaattcaactcctttggaacattttttttctactttaagcAGTTGCTGCTAAGATGTTTTAGTACCGTGGAATTGGGGAAGCTGCTAATTTTGGGGAAAGTGGCTAATGGTACAGGCAGACCTCGATTTATTGCGCTTCACTTTGCTGTGCTTCgtagatactgcatttttttttttttttttttttttttttttacaaattcaaCGTTTGTGGGAACCCTGCATCAAGCATGTTTATCAGCACCATTTTCCCAGCAGCATTTGATCACTCCacttctctgtgtcacattttggtaattctcacagtatttcaaactttttgactcttgttatatttgttatagtgatctgtgGTCAAGTGatatttgatgttactactatgactcATGACtcactcactgaaggctcagatttgttaacattttcttagcaacgaagtatttttttaattaaggtatgtacattgtttttttagacataatcctactgcacacttaacagaTTACAGTATAGGGTAAAAAACTTTAATACaccctgggaaaccaaaaaactcatgtgactcactttattacagtagtctggaaccaaacctgtgGGGTATGCCTGTAACTATGGATTCTGTTTTAGGCGTCTGTCATATATAcatcctaaaatatttatgattgaAATAGTGTATCTGGAATTTGCTTCAAAGTAATCTTCAGGGGTGTCACAGAGAAACTTGATGGGGATATAAAAAAGCAATGCTCATGTATTGATAACTGCAGAAGCTGAGTGATGGGGACATGGGAAGTTCATTTCCCTCGACTATCTGTGTAGGTTAGAAATGTTTCctaatttaaatggaaaaagaatagcaACGACTACTACTACTAATTTAAACTTGATGAAAAAGAAACCCAGAAGCTAAGGCTGATCATGTTCTGCTAAGGGCGTTATGACACTTTCTCATCATTCAATATAGATAAGGTATTAATAGGATTAAATAttgaagccattttttaaaagtagttccAGCGAACAGTTACCACATACCTGTTTGTTCCTTTTCTAGCTTTTTGTTTGGCCCTTTCTTCCCTTGATCTTTGGTTTTATTTGCTTCCTCATGCTGTCTTTGTTCGGCAAGAGATTTATTCAGCACTTGTGTGATCACAGAATCTCCTTCGCCAACCAAAAACATGTTCTTAAACTTGTTATACAACATTGTAGACTTTTCCATGATAACCTGACTAACTTTGAATCGCCGTatctgagaaaacaaaacatataattttcttaattttttaaatgttacttaatGAAGTGGTGATaatgaggaaattttaaaaatccacatgaCTCAAGATCACTTACTTTTTTCAGTGTTGTAATCATCTCTGTGTGTTTTTGAGCTTGCTGCATTGTGACCTGAAGTGAAGCAAGTTCATCCAAGGCCTCAATACATCTGTTCACATCCTTCATGACAAAATAGTAATTTCGTAACTGTTAATTACCACAACCCATATAATCTATTTCTAGAGATTACttttaaaatctcaaataacaagGCAGTACAAAATAACCAGTAATAGTCTGTTATCTCAAATTTACACACTTATAAAatcatgtgagaaaataaaatatgaagctATAAAAGCagcactgtatttttaaatgaggtaTTAAACACTTACAAGATTATcaattttgagtgaatttttaatttcagcatgTATCCTTTGAAGTCGAGAATCCATTGATGTttctataaattaaaatgtgaaacacAGTAAATAGATTTTCCAAAACCAGTATTTTTGTATAATCTAAGCAAAGTATAATGGAAAGATTtggtaaatttataaaaatgttctttgtaATCTGCCTACATCATTAAGAAGTTATCTGCCATTTTTAGTATTTAGGAAACCAACATTCATCATATAAGCAAAGAATCACCATCTAGCTGCATGTTGCTAAAAAAAACCAGTCTGCATCCAATAACTCCTCTTCTGCAATCCTTAAGGCACTGCTTCATCCTTACACATTTAACCAAAACTAAAAAATCCATCTGAAACTAGATTTGTCAGAAATTGTAAAACATCTAGCTTTAGGCCATGTTATAAAAATTTGACTTCATCATATATTGAgcagtaaaataataaacatgactCCTTAGCAAGTTCACCTGATAACACTTAAAAACAATGCAAGGTATATAGAATCCATTAGGGATGTGAAATGTGTACTTGGAGGATAAGAACATAAAATGACCAGTTTCAAAACCTATACAGTTAAGTGTCTGTAAAACTTCCTTTCTGTGTAGAATACAATTTTATACATCTTAGAAAGTGAAATAACTAACCTCGCTTCTTCTCCACTTTCTTAActtctggcttctttccttcaTCTTTATTCTGCCTATCAAATGTTaacacaaatatttcaaaaacattgGAACTTTGTGACTGGTTACCAAATGCCCACAATCCCTTatgtaaaagttaaaattttttttatttaaaatagtcagTGGCCTAGATCACAAGGAATTGACTGTAATTTTTAGAACTCGGTAATGCCACATTAGTATTAATTAGTATAAATATAAGCAAAACTCAAAACGTAAAAATTAACATGCTAAAGTAATCTAACAATTTAATTTTACAGTGgcattacaaataaattttaatggcTGCCTCGGTGAAATTTTGTTCCAACAATACTGTGTTAAATGTTAAAAGACCAACTTTAGGGTCAGTGGATAAACAGGCCATAGTGGGAAGAGAATGCCTATGTTTCATGAATTCTACatcacaattattttttaaaatagcacgtCAAAATAGACTGATTTAATTGTTCCCACATCTCCCAAGGGTAGATAATTTGAGGGGTTCAAAGTTAGTTTCAAGGTTAAATAGACTGTTTATAATACTACTAGATTAAAATGgtgtgggattttttttgtgCCAAAATATCAAACTTAAATGACATTCACTAACATTTACATaccatttcacaaatgaaaagGTACCATTTTACTGTAAATCACaaaaataaccatttaaaaatgaattcttaATAATTTCTAGTACCTTGACTTGGGAGTTCGGGCCCTATTATAATAAACCAATTGAAATagacaagaacaaaaaaatatctaaaaatcaggtattttttttaaaaaactttattttaaaattttggttacagtttcatttttgttttcttaacaagTCTACTGTTTAATCTCTCAGGATTAAAAAACAATGATTAATCTTCTAAAGAACTGAACAACAAAGGAATGTCAAGGGGAAGGGCACAACTGCCCCATTCTCTGGGGGTATAGTAGCTACTCCAGTTTAACACCTAGcttcaaaacaaaatgaatttttatattttctaaatgaaataatgtacaaCCACCATCTTCATCTGAGCTTATTATAACTTTCAAACACAAAGCTTCATTTTAAGCTTggtaaaaaacttttttaacagGAATGATGGCCGACCTTAGTATGTAGTGTGTATCTTACAGGAAATGTTTTTTAACAATCATTAACACAGTAATAATGCCATTAATGAAGTCCTCAATTTAGAATCTGGAACATTCTTCCATcaaggggggggagggggaaattcaGTCCAATGAGTCTGTCTCAAGATCTTCATCTCTTGTTTGCTCCACTTGTATTCTCTTTTCAGTAACTGGATTAATGCTTTGAGCCCAAAAtgagatatattttttattactgtagaTTACATGTTGTTTGGCTGGGAATACAATACAATAAACTTTATTTTGCATAATGCATTTCATACAAGCTGCATCTGAAATGCTTTACAGAGCAAAACTGTCCAAGTACAAAGTTTTGTAATaacaggagaaggaaagaaaacacaaatattagAATTTGAGAAAGTTACATTCGGAGGACATtcaaaaagaaattgaaacacaTAAAGATTAACTGAGATACTGAAGAAGGGTTGGGCTAGATTTACTAAGCAACAGCtatttttatatcttaatttGGGGAGCACAATAAAGTTAAAAGCAACAAACAGTCCAACAACTTTTCAGTGAAAGGACAGGAAAGGATAGGTAACAAAAAATAACTCTAGTATTTACATAAATGGTCAAAGTTTAACATTAAAGGGAGTAACATTTCTGAGCTTtagatcaatttttaaattactccCTCAAGTAGCTAAAACTGCTTATATATCCTCCAAAAAAACTAAGAAAGCAGATGGTCAAATGCTATACTTATCAAGAAAGACTTTCGGCTTAcagattatatataaaaaaagtacaaaattacTTAAGAATAGTTTTAAGaatttcactgttttttattaAGTTTGTCTTAGTGACCTAgagcatgtttttaaaatcacctcctcactaaaacaacaaaaaaaacagtttagTCAGAATAATGCAAGACgcttcacaaagaaagaaaggcctTTCAGAGAAAGAACTCAGAAGTGACAGTCTAAAGATAACTAGGAAAACAAATGTAATAAACATGAAGCCTAATCATCATTGGCATTGCTATTTTCtctcttataaaattattttatagaataAACTTAAAGGGGAAAGAAATTCCCCATGGTAAGTATATTGTCTCCAGGTATCAAAACTTCTTAGCTTGAACTTGATTTATATTGCACACATCTAATGCAAACCCTGTCagcctttaaattttcttttactgGCTTCTTGGGTTTCCAACTGtgcttttgttatttttgctGGTCTTCTGGGGGAGGGCTGCTGGTGGTATGACAAATATGGgtatttctttcattccttctccaCCAATTTATTATCTTTCTCTATTTAATATTATACAAGAAAATAGTAGAGGATAAGGACATTTTCTACAAAGCCACTATAACAGTTAAGCCCTATCTGCACTTtcagtttaaattaaaaataattcacaggGTGATTATCTCAGTAAATTTCATCCTCTTTACTCAGGAAAGAATGAAGCCTGAAACATGATTATCATATACTGAGGACATTTTTCTAACACACTGGAAAAGTCACTTCTTTAAAAGGCTTCAGAAAGTCTGGAAAACGAGATTCTATTGTTTAAACATTTCATGctagcttaaaaaaagaaatcgaaatttagaaaaagaaaatacttactGCTCAGTTTCCATTTGTTCCTCTTGCTTGCGTTTTCTTTCTGCTGTTTCTTTCTCATGTTGGCCTTTCAGCATATTCCTTCTATGAGCAGTTTGAAAGTTTCTTCCaccttttctcttctgttttatttgaGAATTAGGATGCTTTTAGTTAACTATCAAGTCAGTGACTAATGCTTCTATGATTATAATCTTGGGAGAAAAGAAGCAACTAGTTTTCTTAAGGGATGAATAAATTACTAATTTAAATAAAACCCTCATAATTACATGTTGTTGCTATCTAAATTTAACTTTCCCCTTGATGATTTTGGGATTTATAATCTATTTACTGCACTGCTATAGGAATGATATGCTTTGGTTAAGATGAGTTAAAATGAAGTACCTCAGGCTATTTGCCTCTGTACTATGACTTTGACTTCAGTACCTGTTTACTGACAAGTACCTGCTCAACCTACCGAATTTAGTTTTGGGGTCCTGAAGTACTAATAAATTAGATGAACATAAATGAAAGGCCTATACAACCTGGGTCTGTAGATTTCCAAGGCTATACACAAAACTTGTGTTTTTATACAGAAAAGAACGTACAGCTTTAATGAAATTCCTAAACAACTGTTGTATTCAAATAAAGTACCACCAATAAAATGTACCCTAAATAGGCCTGAAGTGTTAAGAATTTCATTGaggtaaataataaaaatctatgtATAAATGTACCTTTTTACATCTGTCTTCACTGGTCACAACCTATCTGGCTTAATTCGCTACTTTCCTACCTTTTCTGTCAATAGGTAGGTGGGGTTACTGGAAGTTTATCATGTGACATTTAATTTCCATGTAATTGTGAAAAGGTAAGATAAACTTAGGATGTACAATAAAGTTTCAAATATGCTTTTTAACACAGGTAATTCAAGTTTATTCAGAAAGgtaaagaaattcattttaacttttaatcaCATTTATAGACTTTCATAAAGATACTGAAACTTTCCTAAAGATTAAGAACTACATAGGAAACTAAAatagaacaaatattttatttgatatgcaAACGTTCTACCTTTTCACCTTCTTGATCATCCCCTTCCTCTTCAGAATCAGAGGTTGATGTAAGCCCTGTTTTAgctaaatttttcctttttgattcaacttcttttttcccctcttttttatcTGGCTCTTTTCTTGGCTTATCTTCTTCCTTCTGGCCCTCTTCATCCTTTTTAAGCTGCTTTTTAGGTTGTTTTTCCTCTTGCccctttttcttacttttgtcTTCTTCAGTTACCCTATTTCACAGGcacaacaatgaaaaataatcttttatgtATCATTAGTACTTGTCATTCAGCCACCTCTCTGAGTTAACTGAGTAAGTACTCTGGATAACAATAAGCTACAtgcagtttgttttttatttaaaaacaaattttaaatatctttaagtaAAATATAATGGAGTGTCATTATCAACCaatcataaaaggaaaacatCCTTTTAATATGAGTTAGAAGATAGAAAAATTACAGTGGCATTAGGGTAatagaaaagtgatttttttcccctttgttttccaTGTTTTTTGTAATGTGCCTCATTCACTTAAAAGTAATATTGAGTACTATCTCATATGCCATGGTACCGTTCTTGACTTTGGGGAACAGCCGTGTATAAGATGTGTAAGATGCCTAGATTTTATGGAGCTCATATTCTACATATTTATAAAAGTAGCCATGCTGGGAAAAATACAATTGCAGAATCGAACTGCGTAATGGTGAAATagggtcattttaaaatttaaagaaatatgctTTGTAATGTAAAAGGCTCCCAACTGACACATATAATGGTAAAATATATGGCCAATTAACCTTAATATTAAATTGTTCAAGGAATTTCATTGAGACTTACACATATTATGTAATTACATCAATGGATTTGAAAGCTGGAAAGGACCCCAGATCATTTAGTCCAACCCATTCCATTTAACGAATGAGAAAATGATGGTGCAAAAGGTCAAATAGCCCAATATCTCAATTCCAAATCCACTGACCTACCAGACAACTGCTTCCTTGAACCCTTAAGATtattaaattggaaaagaaaaaaaaaatcactttatttctttagaaatttttTGTCACGTAACTACCATTggctatgtttatttttaaatgttatataggTTTCATCCTTTACTTTTAATCAATGGAAGAAAAAGCAGGCAAGTAAAATCACTTAACTTTATTCAATACTTCCACAAGGgggcaaatattttaataatgattGTTTTGTGGAGATGGGAATAGAGAATCAAATATAAAAGGCATTCCCATGGCTCTTAATAGATATTGATGAACTGCCTCCCCCAAAATGTTACCCCCTATGCAAAGAGGcaggtattaaaaataaaaatatccttttaaCCCAGTAAATCTGCTTCTAGCAGTGTATTCTAACCAATACGTTTGCACATGTACAAAACGACACATGacaatgtctaaaaaaatgtatccATACAAGAAATACTTTTAAGAATTATGAtacatacacagtggaataccatgcagctgtttttcttttttaaaggtagaTTTAAGTGTATCGTTAAGTTTTTAAGAAATGGGAttattatttcaaagtttttaaaacaGTGTCAAAGCAGAGAACTCCCGTAAACGTAACTGTCACTGCTTGCTGCAATTAAGTCTTTTCCCAATGGTCCTCCCTCCTTACCATCTTCCATGAAAAACAGACCTCATGGTGGTAATTCCCTTTTCAATAGGTCAAGGTACAATaggaaacatattaaaatgttataaagaaaattataaatacatgttAATAGCAAAAATTAATGCAAACACAACCCAAAATATCTCAGTGgcttataacaaatatttttacttcACATGAGGATTATGAGATGGTTTCAGCTCTTCTGGACTTTATCCACTGTCTTGTCATTTCAGGACGCACAGCAAAGAAGCTGTCACTAGCAGATACACGCTGTTCTCATGGTGGAGAGCTTAAGTTTCAGAAGAGCTTATATAGTTTTGCTCTACACTCCACTGAGTTTTTGCCCAGATACAAAGCTGACAGTATCTATAACAGCCAATGCCCAGCCTACATATAgcacaagtgaaaaataaatattgtaagcTACTGGTATTTTGGGGTTGTCCATCATCAAAACCTAAAACGTTTGACACTTGCTTTGCATTTGAAACCCTAATATATTATACAATGGGTAAAACTGTCATCTGTGATAACTGGAGAGAAAACTTATTCAGTGAACTTGTGGCTCTGGGTGAAGAGGTTTCAAAATAGAATATTGGCATTTTGAGTTGATTGTTATCAACATAAATTTGATAGGGTACTTCAAGAAAGaggtaagtttaaaaaataataggacaacagaggaaggagaaaaaaatcccatgCATTTCAGTGTTGAAAGTCACTTCCATCCAGTAAAAGATTTTCAAATTCAGACAAAGACTGGAGTCAAAGATCCAATCAAGGTTGTTAAGTTGCCAGCCTTTCCTTAAGAATTCAAATTGGGATACCTTGATCCTTCTGATGAACAAATGGTTCTATGAAAAAGAAACCAGGGAGTAGGTTTTCAGGAAAACCTATAAACTCAAAAGTGCTTTTAGTTAAGTATAAAAAGATAATCATGTCTGGAGAAGTCTTATGAGTGAGACCACAGCACATAAAGCTGACTAGAattaaacagacacacactaacaataaagtattattaCTACCAAAAGGGACGCTAGGCTGCATTAAGAGAAACTAATGGAGATTTAAAAAGGAATCTTGGGCCCAACTCTGTAAAGTATGAAAGCAGAATAAGAAAGCTGCTCAGCTAATAAGGAGGGTTAATACTTTCCAGTCCAAGAATCAGCCAAAAGCCATGGAGAGAAATGGACTAGGAAGATACTCTCAGGGAAAATTGGGACGGACCTAATCAAGGAAATATTCCTTATTATCTAAAACGGGGATCTCACAGTATTTTCCCAACAGATTTCCTGGGGAACAATGACTGCTGTGTGCCTCTTAATCTTCTCCTTGGGAATATTTATTATGGTTCCCTATCCCTCCCAGATCAATGTGCATGTATAAAAGGGAGAGGGGAGCAGATAATCTGTGTTTCAGTTCCTAAGTCTCTAGATCAAGGCCTTATGTTGATCATAAAATCCTAGACTTGATGCTTGATGCCCTTATTAGAGAAGACATCTTACGGAGGAGATAAGTGAGATTTACTTGGtatgtttaaaaacataaacTCACCTGCATGTACctaatttcttaatttcactaTAGTAGTAAAAACCATGTTGTAATTTTTGGCCACTATTTTCGAGAATATTTAAACAGCTAGCTTGGCAGtaaaataaaactctttaaaCATATATTGGCTGAAAAGTACCAACACTTCTATAACTGAaatttccaataaaatattttcattcaaaacACTGTAAAATCCATTCTTAAATGACATACTCACTTAAGCCTTTTCTATAAAATCTTTAAACACAATAGCTACAAAGTTTTGCCCTCTTTGTCTAAATATATATTCCTGCTGGTGAAGTTTCTACCCAGAAAATCCAACACAAACAAgatccataatggaaaagaaagatggcaagaaaaaaaagaactgattaTTTTGTTAATAACTAGTTATCATtccaaaatactttaaaactttaaatttacaaaaataatgttgtgttattattttttaaataaagattattCTGGAGGAGCAAGATTTGTGGAAATTGCTTCAAAAATACTTTGTCTAAAAATTCCCTTAAACAAAGGGAACTATTATACATTTTACCCTGCATTATCCAAGTATCTTATATCCTAATATACAAGAAAATGTCTTAGATTAATGAAATGATAATAGTACCAGATTTTTCTTGATTCCCtatcaattttaactttttacataatgaaaactatttttcaaCTGTTTTGCCcataattcttagaaatacaaaaTAGTAATAGCAACGAACACCCTGTAAATAAAACTggtaaaaatgcaaagaaatttaTACATATTGAAAGTGAAATGTCTCATTTACTGCATAACTAATTATACTCACATGTCACTCTCCGAAGGACAGGGCTGTTTTACCATTTTGGGTCTGCCTCTTGGTTTTGGAATCTTGACTTCTGTAGCTGacattcacaggaaaaaaaattttgtaactaccAGCTTTCCCGTTAAGATGTAGATCTCACATATAAAAGTTACAAATGATATATACTAAGAATATTAGTTTATTACAGATAACAATTACTTTAGGTTTTAAAAGTCATATCCCCTCCAGTGGTTCAAATGAGTTAACAGCAGAAAATTTACAAAGGTGAATCAAGAGTATTTTCAATCTGTCCTTAGTATGGCTGAGGGCTTAAAAGAACATCCCTCGTTGTTTAATAGGAATGTCACAAAATTCAACTTTATAGTAGATAGCAGCACTTATATTCAAATACATATTACAGTATTATTTGTATATGTATGCTCACATATTTGAAAATCTGTTATCAGAATTCACTGAATTTTCTAACAACACCATTAATGTGATCCATTACACTATTAAATTCCAAAGTAAAAATTAggtaaattgttttttttcttttggggtattactcatttaatcctgttTCATTAAGAATCCTATGTTATGGGACttcacttccctggtggtccagtggtaaagaatccgcctgccaatgcaggggatgtgggttcgatccccagtcagggaactaaggtcccacatgctgcggggcaactactgcgtgcctcaactactgagctagcacacctcaacaagagagcccacgtgctgcaaactataGAGCCGaggagccctggagcctgcatgccacagctagagagagaaaacccgcacaccacaactagagagaagcccgtgtgccgcaatgaagagcccgtgTGTCGAACTAAGACCAGAcgcagccaagaaaaagaaagaaaacagaatcctATGttatgaagtagaaaaaaaaattggctctATCTTGGCTaatattctttgttttactttgtatTAGAGACAGATCCTTCCAAACTATTTCCTATTTGCCAAATTAGGAAAATACTTTAAATAGGCAGTGCTGAAGACATCTGCATATTGTACAGGCCCTAATAAAGAAAGAATGCAATAATTTAATAGCTTTGATTATTCAAatgctgtttttctcttgttttcattATGATTCCATTTGGAAAGCTTAATATTTCTAAAGTAAGAGGTAAAATAAACCCATCATTCATGGATTTTAAATCTCACCACAGCCTCATTTGCTGCTATTAAAGGAAAATGTAATGGggataaaacagaaaatgaaaaagtctCAAGCagttatttcaaatttaaatactttattaCAAAGAGCAGAAACCTTAATGTTTATCTCCTTTGAAATTTATATATTACACATAACCAAGTACCTATTCCCCTATTCCAAAGTAGCTGAGGTACAACACTTTAATGGATTAGAATATTAATCACAAGACAGCTATTTAAACATTAATAATCCTACCTGCAGGTCGTCCTCTTTTAGGACTCACTTTTAGATTAACAGATGCTGTTGCTGTAGTCACTACTCCTGCCTCCTCGGTTTCTACTTGTTTTTCTGCCTGAATCACAAAGatttaaattaacttatttagcacatagtaggcattccaAATTTAGTTCAATGGCAAAAACGTGCCACTACAGGATAACAAGTTCAAATACAAGCATAACATATATTgatcttcattatttttcaacAGTTAACTCATCAGAGTGATATCCTCAAATTTAGCTTATAATTCTAGTAAGTAATTCTAGGAAACAAAAACTCACTTTTTAGATATTCTCAACCTAAAAaagtcatttataaaaataaaatgaatattcttgATGTAAAATGTTAAAGTATAATGTAATTACAGTGTAATATGCCACACACTGCTTATAAATGTACTTTCATTGAGTATCTCAAAATGCTAACACTTTATATTGCGTACTTATGATGTACAACCTAAATTAATgttagaaaaggcaagaaattcagTTGCTGATATTTCCATTCTTTAACTTTGTTAATatgtacatgttttatttttgaactgAGACATCTGCTGTTCTTCCCTAGGAGTTATTCTGATTTTCCATAAAGAAGGATTTACTACTGTAAAGAAATCGCAATGACCCTTTGCAAACTATAATGCCCCAGGTAATGAGACAATAGCCCCAAACGAGAATCAGTTTAATCAATTCAAGTATTAGAGTAGAACAAAGGTTAATAACCACCAATTAGAAAGGAAATGCAAACATAACATCATAATCGAAAagagaaaacagggcttccctggtggtgcagtggttgagaatctgcctgctaatgcaggggacacgggttcgagccctggtctgggaggatcccacatgccgcggagcaactaggcccgtgagccataactactgagcctgtgcgtctgcgtctggagcctgtgctccgcaacaagagaggccgcgacagtgagaggcctgcgcaccgtgatgaagagtggcccccgcttgccacaactagaaaaagccctcgcacagaaacaaagacccaacacagcaaaaataaattaattaattaataaactcctacccccaacatctaaaaaaaatagaagagaaaataaatagcaaagagAAGAATGGGAGGACTACTATGagctgctcccccacccccaattatTTAGAATTCAGCCTGaactacctcaataaaaataaaggcaataaAGCATCATGCCAAAACTTGCATAATCCAACCTtactgataaaattttttttaatcttttaatcaaTCTGATTTGCAAACACTTAAGAGGTAATGCCCAATTTTGGTAAGAATGTGGAGAATTACTCATATATTGATTAATGGTGATCAAATCAATAAACTG
It includes:
- the PSIP1 gene encoding PC4 and SFRS1-interacting protein isoform X1, with amino-acid sequence MTRDFKPGDLIFAKMKGYPHWPARVDEVPDGAVKPPTNKLPIFFFGTHETAFLGPKDIFPYSENKEKYGKPNKRKGFNEGLWEIDNNPKVKFSSQQASTKQSNASSDVEVEEKETSVSKEDTDHEEKASNEDVTKAVDITTPKAARRGRKRKAEKQVETEEAGVVTTATASVNLKVSPKRGRPAATEVKIPKPRGRPKMVKQPCPSESDMVTEEDKSKKKGQEEKQPKKQLKKDEEGQKEEDKPRKEPDKKEGKKEVESKRKNLAKTGLTSTSDSEEEGDDQEGEKKRKGGRNFQTAHRRNMLKGQHEKETAERKRKQEEQMETEQQNKDEGKKPEVKKVEKKRETSMDSRLQRIHAEIKNSLKIDNLDVNRCIEALDELASLQVTMQQAQKHTEMITTLKKIRRFKVSQVIMEKSTMLYNKFKNMFLVGEGDSVITQVLNKSLAEQRQHEEANKTKDQGKKGPNKKLEKEQTGSKTLNGGSDAQDNNQPQHNGDSNEESKDNHEASSKKKPSSEERETEISLKDSTLDN
- the PSIP1 gene encoding PC4 and SFRS1-interacting protein isoform X2, with translation MTRDFKPGDLIFAKMKGYPHWPARVDEVPDGAVKPPTNKLPIFFFGTHETAFLGPKDIFPYSENKEKYGKPNKRKGFNEGLWEIDNNPKVKFSSQQASTKQSNASSDVEVEEKETSVSKEDTDHEEKASNEDVTKAVDITTPKAARRGRKRKAEKQVETEEAGVVTTATASVNLKVSPKRGRPAATEVKIPKPRGRPKMVKQPCPSESDMVTEEDKSKKKGQEEKQPKKQLKKDEEGQKEEDKPRKEPDKKEGKKEVESKRKNLAKTGLTSTSDSEEEGDDQEGEKKRKGGRNFQTAHRRNMLKGQHEKETAERKRKQEEQMETEQQNKDEGKKPEVKKVEKKRETSMDSRLQRIHAEIKNSLKIDNLDVNRCIEALDELASLQVTMQQAQKHTEMITTLKKIRRFKVSQVIMEKSTMLYNKFKNMFLVGEGDSVITQVLNKSLAEQRQHEEANKTKDQGKKGPNKKLEKEQTGSKTLNGGSDAQDNNQPQHNGDSNEESKDNHEASSKKKYLEDLYLGSLMVQGVALTFFKEFSKHFHHLMYNDR
- the PSIP1 gene encoding PC4 and SFRS1-interacting protein isoform X3, with translation MTRDFKPGDLIFAKMKGYPHWPARVDEVPDGAVKPPTNKLPIFFFGTHETAFLGPKDIFPYSENKEKYGKPNKRKGFNEGLWEIDNNPKVKFSSQQASTKQSNASSDVEVEEKETSVSKEDTDHEEKASNEDVTKAVDITTPKAARRGRKRKAEKQVETEEAGVVTTATASVNLKVSPKRGRPAATEVKIPKPRGRPKMVKQPCPSESDMVTEEDKSKKKGQEEKQPKKQLKKDEEGQKEEDKPRKEPDKKEGKKEVESKRKNLAKTGLTSTSDSEEEGDDQEGEKKRKGGRNFQTAHRRNMLKGQHEKETAERKRKQEEQMETEHINPVTEKRIQVEQTRDEDLETDSLD
- the PSIP1 gene encoding PC4 and SFRS1-interacting protein isoform X4, translated to MTRDFKPGDLIFAKMKGYPHWPARVDEVPDGAVKPPTNKLPIFFFGTHETAFLGPKDIFPYSENKEKYGKPNKRKGFNEGLWEIDNNPKVKFSSQQASTKQSNASSDVEVEEKETSVSKEDTDHEEKASNEDVTKAVDITTPKAARRGRKRKAEKQVETEEAGVVTTATASVNLKVSPKRGRPAATEVKIPKPRGRPKMVKQPCPSESDMVTEEDKSKKKGQEEKQPKKQLKKDEEGQKEEDKPRKEPDKKEGKKEVESKRKNLAKTGLTSTSDSEEEGDDQEGEKKRKGGRNFQTAHRRNMLKGQHEKETAERKRKQEEQMETEHQTTCNLQ
- the PSIP1 gene encoding PC4 and SFRS1-interacting protein isoform X5, encoding MTRDFKPGDLIFAKMKGYPHWPARVDEVPDGAVKPPTNKLPIFFFGTHETAFLGPKDIFPYSENKEKYGKPNKRKGFNEGLWEIDNNPKVKFSSQQASTKQSNASSDVEVEEKETSVSKEDTDHEEKASNEDVTKAVDITTPKAARRGRKRKAEKQVETEEAGVVTTATASVNLKVSPKRGRPAATEVKIPKPRGRPKMVKQPCPSESDMVTEEDKSKKKGQEEKQPKKQLKKDEEGQKEEDKPRKEPDKKEGKKEVESKRKNLAKTGLTSTSDSEEEGDDQEGEKKRKGGRNFQTAHRRNMLKGQHEKETAERKRKQEEQMETEHFAL